Proteins found in one uncultured Desulfuromonas sp. genomic segment:
- a CDS encoding discoidin domain-containing protein: protein MKKLVLGLSVFVLCAITSGANAYLINSLTITASGPSPFNGDLTYLTDGSFPLEWGNWKTNTVWWSPGQTNVPYLDIDLGGTFRITDVVISVDNNDGYTLDYLGSGSTWTNAFTIASTMGEVGSGMDTMSTKDGEREYISQIDFAAFETQTLRLTGVTPSDYNYSVGEIQIFGTEVAPAPVPEPSTLLLLCGGLFCLICYSRKHIKS from the coding sequence ATGAAAAAACTGGTTTTGGGCTTATCTGTTTTCGTGTTATGTGCAATCACTTCTGGAGCAAATGCCTATCTCATCAACTCGTTAACAATTACCGCATCAGGTCCTTCGCCCTTCAATGGTGATCTCACTTATCTGACCGATGGTTCCTTTCCTTTGGAGTGGGGAAACTGGAAAACCAACACCGTGTGGTGGTCACCTGGCCAGACAAATGTACCCTACCTTGATATTGACCTTGGAGGGACGTTCCGTATCACTGACGTCGTCATTTCAGTCGACAACAATGATGGCTACACCCTTGATTACCTTGGCAGTGGTTCAACATGGACAAATGCCTTTACAATCGCCAGCACAATGGGTGAGGTCGGCAGCGGCATGGACACCATGAGTACAAAAGACGGGGAAAGGGAATATATCTCTCAGATCGATTTCGCCGCATTTGAAACTCAGACGTTGCGACTGACCGGCGTTACCCCTTCCGACTATAATTATTCAGTGGGAGAAATTCAGATATTCGGCACCGAAGTCGCGCCGGCACCTGTTCCCGAGCCCTCAACCCTTCTTCTGTTGTGTGGCGGCCTGTTCTGTCTCATCTGTTACAGTCGCAAACACATAAAAAGTTAA
- a CDS encoding flavin reductase family protein, which produces MEKMDLHTAFTLLEPGPVILVTTHDGHKSNIMTISWTMVMDFTPSFALTTGPWNYSYTALTQTKECVLSIPTIDLLDQVVGVGTCSGSTTDKFAAFGLTPLPAEHIKAPLIKECLANIECRVTEIMPEQHIVVLEGLEAWFDKERQETRTLHAKGDGTFIVDGHQLDRREMMRSKLPDGV; this is translated from the coding sequence ATGGAAAAGATGGACCTCCATACCGCGTTTACCCTGCTCGAACCCGGCCCTGTCATCCTGGTCACCACCCACGATGGCCATAAGAGCAACATCATGACCATCTCCTGGACGATGGTCATGGATTTCACCCCCAGTTTTGCCCTCACCACCGGCCCCTGGAACTATTCGTACACCGCCCTGACCCAAACTAAAGAGTGCGTCCTTTCTATTCCGACAATCGACCTTCTTGATCAGGTTGTCGGTGTCGGCACCTGCTCTGGCAGCACCACGGATAAGTTTGCCGCATTCGGCCTCACTCCTCTACCGGCAGAGCATATCAAAGCGCCTTTGATCAAAGAGTGCCTGGCCAATATCGAGTGCCGGGTCACTGAGATCATGCCCGAGCAGCATATTGTCGTCCTCGAAGGGCTCGAAGCCTGGTTCGATAAAGAACGGCAAGAAACACGCACCCTGCACGCCAAAGGCGATGGCACGTTTATCGTCGATGGTCATCAGCTGGATCGCCGCGAGATGATGCGATCGAAGCTTCCCGATGGCGTGTAA